The Lycium barbarum isolate Lr01 chromosome 12, ASM1917538v2, whole genome shotgun sequence genome includes a region encoding these proteins:
- the LOC132622313 gene encoding uncharacterized protein LOC132622313: protein MYLCLFFIVFLLISSSFLIDESFSINGLFPIFNLLLWGTLKCSNLSHFCQQRIIHIAFLIEQGSEEMASSQVEIASSSSPFGHVLRDRNRRDRCTPRDTNTFQKNLKDLVHTHIHSSCISSSQPTPVNSSDRNENSHRRHGHNNSHVDYADLWVHKPQWDNNENSPTATNNKWDKAREMVLSSKPNNKQRDISSSCSPETVEVPNSGGVSTLVRRWRDFETVSKSVNLGNNSNSNSNPSSAKSNCENASFADTCDESSVDGRFETPVMSVNGESSGDWEQAYKMAMNDQVRNSDNNKESEKIRVADIIRKLASGEENNHENEPNCNNVAVLASGESLPRIKTSFDHSEQQLQQRNFFPVLHSPRIIRGRQALSDLLLQMERDRYRELETFRERKAVSKFQQRGRIQALLKVRFLRRVADARGDRSTNGTSSESNRVSNSAIMHIRERFNTGSQNGVADSRSLSREAADNTQESRNSTPNQQKAQNCDRENKGWLSFHKLAENHAVKVGNELPSHKQREGNQQREIIKGSTNSPKSEFPSTSTRENSPLEPSEPVTLCIKLIDNNSQVGKVFASNQLREENHHGEVNEKLSPRRMKTNVKVTSSSNPQKEMPFHIRHTDNSCSPNHNEVDRSHQAVSPSSDISHDQASWENTCCQDNHDKPLEFVETPKYPKDSEQTVHREEQDANNLQHAGTSNEWSSGSTKPQSDWEEEATNQNLVDSDCGWVSDYSHTPSGWDELQSNYQQQSESNQDWVTDISRPREEWEGLRQARYQEMLDPFVEKHDIRQLLNRKSVSIFLNSGLREKIDRLMASRSQQLPNATSGQLEEEVRAHLTKEASKEEEVISHNEKRGAEGENDEEEADSGYEDDFEDDNTPIRQQYLEPVELIDQNKASHNLHSWSNNQDRGVSDDSHHLPSNSLPQSQSSNIYSHHNQQCSSSCHPSIEMELIYELRGHMEQLHQEIFEIRRSINSCMNMQMKLQSSIKQEVAAAITQSGPMIGSNSDKKGTSRANCCICYEQQVDSLLYRCGHMCTCFRCAHELLWGTGKCPICETPIIDVVRAYIHS, encoded by the exons ATGTATCTTTGTTTATTTTTCATTGTGTTTCTCctaatatcttcttcttttttgataGACGAGTCATTTTCAATTAATGGGTTGTTTCCAATTTTCAATCTTTTACTTTGGGGTACGTTGAAATGTTCAAACTTGTCTCATTTTTGTCAACAAAGAATAATACACATAGCATTCTTGATTGAACAAGGGTCTGAAGAAATGGCATCTTCTCAGGTAGaaattgcttcttcttcttctccctttGGTCATGTCCTTAGAGATCGTAATAGACGTGATCGATGTACCCCTAGAGATACCAATACTTTCCAAAAAAATCTCAAAGATTTggtccatacacatatacattcTTCTTGCATTTCATCAAGTCAACCCACCCCTGTTAATTCTTCTGATAGAAATGAAAATTCACATCGTAGACATGGTCATAATAATAGTCATGTTGACTATGCTGATTTATGGGTTCACAAACCACAATGGGACAACAATGAGAATAGTCCAACAGCCACTAATAACAAGTGGGATAAAGCTAGAGAAATGGTTCTTTCTTCTAAGCCAAATAATAAACAGAGAGatatttcttcttcttgttcGCCTGAAACTGTTGAAGTTCCTAATTCAGGTGGTGTTTCTACACTTGTTCGTCGATGGAGAGATTTTGAAACGGTGTCAAAAAGCGTCAATTTGGGTaacaattcaaattcaaattcaaatccaAGCAGTGCTAAAAGCAATTGTGAAAATGCTTCATTTGCTGATACGTGTGATGAAAGTTCGGTTGATGGAAGATTTGAAACTCCGGTTATGAGCGTGAATGGCGAATCGTCTGGTGATTGGGAACAGGCGTATAAAATGGCTATGAATGATCAGGTTAGAAATTCGGATAATAATAAAGAAAGTGAGAAGATCAGAGTTGCTGATATTATTAGGAAATTGGCAAGTGGtgaagagaataatcatgagaaTGAGCCTAATTGTAATAATGTTGCTGTTCTTGCTAGTGGCGAATCATTGCCTCGAATTAAAACATCATTTGATCATTCAGAACAACAACTGCAACAAAGGAATTTTTTCCCGGTTTTGCATTCGCCTCGAATCATTAGAGGTCGACAGGCATTGAGCGATTTGCTCTTGCAAATGGAGCGTGACAGATACCGGGAACTTGAAACTTTTAGGGAGCGTAAAGCTGTTTCTAAGTTCCAACAAAGAGGTCGTATTCAG GCTTTGCTTAAAGTTAGATTCCTGCGTCGTGTCGCAGACGCCAGAGGTGATCGATCAACCAATGGAACATCGTCCGAATCAAATAGAGTGTCTAATTCTGCAATCATGCATATAAG GGAAAGGTTCAATACAGGAAGCCAAAATGGTGTAGCTGACTCAAGAAGCCTTTCAAGAGAAGCGGCAGATAACACCCAGGAAAGCCGGAATTCCACACCTAATCAGCAAAAAGCACAGAACTGTGATAGGGAGAACAAAGGCTGGTTAAGTTTCCATAAACTGGCTGAGAATCATGCTGTAAAAGTTGGAAACGAATTACCATCCCATAAGCAGAGAGAAGGGAATCAGCAACGGGAGATTATCAAGGGGAGCACTAACAGTCCTAAATCAGAATTTCCTTCCACATCTACACGAGAGAATAGTCCTCTAGAGCCTAGTGAACCCGTGACTCTCTGCATAAAGTTGATAGATAACAATTCGCAAGTTGGAAAAGTTTTTGCATCCAATCAATTGCGAGAAGAGAATCACCACGGGGAAGTAAATGAGAAATTAAGTCCCCGaaggatgaaaacaaatgtaaaAGTTACTAGCTCATCAAATCCCCAGAAAGAAATGCCATTTCATATCCGACATACTGACAATTCTTGTAGTCCGAACCATAATGAGGTAGACCGTAGTCATCAAGCGGTTAGCCCCAGTTCAGATATTTCCCATGACCAAGCTAGCTGGGAAAATACATGCTGTCAAGATAACCATGACAAGCCACTCGAATTTGTAGAGACCCCAAAATATCCCAAGGATAGTGAACAAACTGTCCATAGAGAAGAACAAGATGCAAATAACCTGCAGCATGCAGGAACTAGTAATGAGTGGTCTAGTGGGAGCACCAAACCTCAAAGTGACTGGGAAGAGGAAGCTACCAACCAGAATCTAGTGGACAGTGATTGTGGCTGGGTAAGTGATTATTCTCACACACCAAGTGGATGGGATGAACTACAGTCAAACTACCAGCAGCAATCAGAATCCAACCAAGACTGGGTAACCGATATTTCTCGTCCACGTGAAGAGTGGGAAGGTCTTAGGCAAGCAAGATACCAAGAGATGCTTGATCCTTTTGTAGAGAAGCATGATATTCGCCAACTTCTAAACAG AAAAAGTGTTTCAATATTTCTTAACAGTGGTTTGAGAGAGAAAATAGATCGACTAATGGCATCTCGCTCACAACAACTACCTAATGCAACGAGCGGCCAGCTTGAGGAAGAAGTACGGGCACATTTGACTAAAGAAGCGAGCAAGGAGGAGGAAGTGATATCACATAACGAAAAACGAGGGGCCGAGGGTGAAAATGATGAGGAAGAAGCAGACTCGGGTTATGAGGATGACTTTGAAGATGACAATACTCCAATTAGACAACAATACCTCGAACCTGTAGAATTAATTGATCAGAACAAAGCTTCACATAATTTACATTCGTGGAGCAATAATCAAGACCGGGGTGTCAGTGATGACTCCCATCACCTTCCATCTAATTCTTTACCACAATCTCAATCATCCAATATTTACTCCCATCACAATCAACAATGCTCCTCCAGTTGTCACCCTTCAATT GAAATGGAACTGATATATGAATTGCGAGGACATATGGAGCAACTCCACCAAGAGATTTTTGAAATACGAAGATCAATAAACAGCTGCATGAACATGCAAATGAAATTACAAAGTTCCATTAAGCAGGAGGTTGCAGCTGCAATAACTCAGTCAG GTCCAATGATTGGGAGTAATTCAGATAAGAAGGGAACAAGCAGAGCAAATTGCTGCATTTGCTATGAGCAGCAAGTTGATTCGCTCCTTTACAG GTGTGGGCATATGTGCACCTGTTTCAGGTGTGCCCATGAATTGCTTTGGGGCACCGGAAAATGCCCGATATGTGAAACCCCCATAATAGATGTTGTCCGTGCATATATACACTCATGA
- the LOC132621144 gene encoding zinc finger CCCH domain-containing protein 1: MENSDTPACDSNAVEAEAVTAPSSSIPVCNFFKKPSKGKNIRKRPTVEEEENEDAGGDSSVIYTKKKPAVANNKLHFSTGPSKSNKDTESNVDSKSSRFHFESSKEIQVQNDSRATATLETETHFSRDARAIREKALKQAEEALKGKSKTGGDEKFYKGMNQYTDYRAGLRREHTISSEKAGGAHGPLRASAHIRVSARFDYQPDICKDYKETGYCGYGDSCKFMHDRGDYKSGWQMEKEWEEAEKERKRKLAMGMLEEDDEDAEKSDEDDDDDDALPFACFICREPFVDPVVTKCKHYFCEHCALKHHAKNKKCYVCNQPTLGIFNTAFEIRKRMAAQGK; encoded by the exons ATGGAGAATTCAGATACTCCAGCATGTGATTCAAATGCTGTTGAAGCTGAAGCGGTAACAGCTCCATCTTCTTCCATTCCCG TATGCAATTTTTTCAAAAAACCATCCAAGGGTAAAAATATCAGAAAGCGTCCTACGGTTGAAGAGGAGGAGAATGAAGATGCAGGAGGTGATAGTTCAGTCATTTATACCAAGAAGAAGCCAGCGGTTGCTAATAATAAGCTACACTTTTCAACCGGACCTTCAAAGTCGAACAAGGATACCGAATCCAATGTGGATTCAAAATCCTCTCGTTTTCATTTTGAGTCCTCAAAGGAGATTCAAGTTCAAAATGATAGTAGAGCAACAGCAACTTTAGAAACCGAGACTCATTTCTCTAGAGATGCCCGGGCCATTCGGGAAAAGGCTCTGAAGCAGGCAGAGGAGGCTTTAAAGGGAAAAAGCAAGACAGGCGGTGATGAGAAATTTTACAAGGGTATGAATCAATATACTGATTATAGAGCTGGTTTGAGAAGAGAACATACGATTTCTAGTGAGAAAGCTGGTGGAGCGCATGGACCTCTGAGGGCTTCTGCTCACATCAGAGTTTCAGCAAGGTTTGACTATCAACCAGATATCTGTAAGGACTACAAAGAGACAGGATATTGTGGATACGGGGACTCCTGCAAATTTATGCATGACCGTGGAGATTATAAGTCTGGTTGGCAGATGGAAAAGGAGTGGGAGGAAGCTGAGAAAGAGAGGAAAAGAAAATTGGCCATGGGGATGCTCGAGGAGGATGACGAGGATGCAGAGAAGAGTGATGaagatgacgatgacgatgacgcATTACCATTTGCTTGTTTTATCTGCAGAGAGCCTTTTGTTGATCCTGTTGTGACCAAATGCAAGCATTATTTCTGTGAGCATTGCGCATTAAAG CACCATGCAAAGAATAAGAAGTGCTATGTGTGCAACCAGCCAACCCTTGGGATATTCAATACAGCATTCGAAATACGCAAGAGAATGGCAGCTCAAGGAAAATGA